In a genomic window of Bradyrhizobium sp. LLZ17:
- the thiD gene encoding bifunctional hydroxymethylpyrimidine kinase/phosphomethylpyrimidine kinase encodes MTTPVALTIAGSDSSGGAGIQADLKTFAALGVYGASAITALTAQNTNGVTGIHAVPAEFVTAQIDAVFADLDVGAAKIGMVAQALSIDAIAAALSRWAPRNVVLDPVMVATSGDRLLSPQAVEALRNKLVPLASVITPNLPEAAALLDEPVARSEAEIESQGRRLLALGARAVLIKGGHGEGAASIDYLVSAESTIALAAPRVATKNTHGTGCSLSSAIAAGLAKGDTLEQAVRNAKAWISAAIAAADRFSVGHGHGPVHHFHKFY; translated from the coding sequence ATGACCACGCCCGTGGCGCTCACAATTGCCGGCTCCGATTCGAGCGGCGGCGCCGGCATTCAGGCTGACCTGAAGACCTTTGCCGCGCTCGGTGTCTACGGCGCCTCGGCCATCACGGCGCTGACGGCGCAGAACACCAATGGTGTCACCGGCATTCACGCGGTGCCGGCCGAGTTCGTCACCGCGCAGATCGACGCCGTGTTCGCCGATCTCGATGTCGGGGCGGCGAAGATCGGCATGGTGGCGCAAGCCTTGAGCATCGACGCGATCGCAGCCGCGCTGTCGCGCTGGGCTCCGCGAAATGTGGTGCTCGATCCGGTGATGGTCGCAACCTCCGGCGATCGGCTGCTGTCACCGCAGGCCGTCGAGGCCCTGCGCAACAAGCTGGTGCCGCTCGCCTCGGTGATCACGCCGAATCTGCCGGAGGCCGCCGCTCTGCTCGACGAGCCGGTCGCGCGTAGCGAAGCCGAGATCGAGAGCCAGGGGCGGCGCCTGCTCGCGCTCGGCGCTCGCGCGGTGCTGATCAAGGGCGGCCACGGCGAGGGTGCCGCGAGCATCGACTATCTCGTCAGCGCGGAAAGCACGATCGCACTCGCCGCGCCGCGCGTCGCGACCAAAAATACCCACGGCACCGGCTGCTCGCTGTCCTCGGCGATCGCGGCAGGTCTCGCCAAGGGCGACACTCTTGAGCAGGCGGTGCGCAACGCCAAGGCCTGGATCAGCGCCGCGATCGCCGCCGCCGACCGCTTCAGCGTCGGTCATGGCCATGGGCCGGTCCATCATTTCCACAAATTTTACTGA
- a CDS encoding MFS transporter, whose protein sequence is MLPESQIPTTASEKRRFAVRLALFYSAMFAVSGTHLPFFPVWLKAVGVDAAWIGIINAVPGITRFTTLPYATAFAEKRHAIRAGMVVSVFATAVGFAVLGMLHQPLALLLVYGLICIVWTPAVPLTDAYALRGVVRYGFDYGPVRLWGSAAFAAGSLACGYLVDSIAARELIWVIVAWAVVAAIAGLLLEPLVDVRRKVADRDAGKALLRDAGFWLVIVSAALIQGSHAAYYAFSAISWQARGLGGLTIAGLWTLGVIAEIVVFALSPRFSLHPSSLMAIGGASAVLRWVITAQDPPLALLAVVQLGHGLSFGVTIVGTMTLLVQRVPSHQIARGQGYYAACSGLLGATTSIASGAIYAQIGEGVYYVMAAMAGAGALLIWSARQRLKSQPQSEGAGG, encoded by the coding sequence ATGCTACCCGAATCACAAATCCCCACCACAGCGTCCGAGAAGCGGCGATTCGCCGTCCGCCTGGCGCTGTTCTATTCGGCGATGTTCGCGGTCTCGGGCACCCATCTGCCGTTCTTTCCGGTCTGGCTGAAGGCGGTCGGCGTCGATGCAGCCTGGATCGGCATCATCAACGCGGTGCCGGGAATCACGCGCTTCACCACCTTGCCTTACGCGACCGCCTTTGCCGAAAAGCGCCATGCGATTCGCGCCGGGATGGTGGTTTCGGTATTTGCGACCGCGGTGGGATTTGCGGTGCTCGGCATGCTGCACCAGCCGCTGGCGCTGCTCCTGGTTTATGGGCTGATCTGCATCGTGTGGACGCCGGCGGTCCCGCTGACCGATGCGTACGCGCTGCGCGGGGTCGTTCGCTACGGCTTCGACTATGGGCCGGTGCGGCTGTGGGGATCGGCAGCTTTCGCCGCCGGGTCGCTTGCCTGCGGCTATCTCGTCGACAGCATCGCTGCGCGCGAGCTGATCTGGGTCATCGTCGCATGGGCTGTTGTAGCTGCGATCGCCGGCCTGTTGCTCGAGCCGCTTGTCGATGTCAGGCGAAAGGTCGCCGACAGGGACGCCGGCAAGGCGCTGCTGCGCGATGCCGGCTTCTGGCTGGTGATCGTGTCAGCCGCGCTGATCCAGGGCAGCCATGCCGCCTATTACGCGTTTTCCGCGATCAGCTGGCAGGCCCGGGGCCTCGGTGGGCTCACGATCGCAGGGCTCTGGACGCTGGGTGTGATCGCCGAGATTGTCGTGTTCGCGCTGTCGCCGCGCTTTTCGCTGCATCCGTCGTCGCTCATGGCGATCGGTGGTGCAAGCGCCGTCCTGCGCTGGGTGATCACAGCGCAGGATCCGCCGCTCGCGCTGCTTGCGGTGGTGCAGTTGGGACACGGGCTCAGCTTCGGCGTGACCATCGTCGGCACCATGACCCTGCTGGTGCAGCGCGTGCCCTCACATCAGATCGCGCGCGGGCAGGGCTATTATGCGGCGTGCAGCGGGCTGCTGGGCGCGACCACCTCGATCGCGTCAGGCGCGATCTACGCCCAGATCGGCGAGGGCGTGTACTACGTCATGGCGGCGATGGCCGGTGCCGGCGCGCTGCTGATCTGGTCGGCGCGGCAGCGGCTGAAATCTCAGCCCCAGAGCGAGGGCGCCGGCGGATAG
- a CDS encoding Lrp/AsnC ligand binding domain-containing protein — MVPFFVQIKCKLGQSYTVANALAEAEIASEIYSTAGQYDLLVKFYVDNDTDIGHFVNEKVQVLPGIQDTLTIITFKAFGAS, encoded by the coding sequence ATGGTTCCCTTTTTCGTCCAGATCAAATGCAAGCTCGGCCAGTCCTACACGGTGGCCAACGCGCTCGCCGAAGCCGAGATCGCCTCCGAGATCTACTCCACGGCCGGCCAGTACGATCTTCTGGTGAAGTTCTACGTCGACAACGACACCGACATCGGCCACTTCGTCAACGAGAAGGTGCAGGTGCTGCCGGGCATCCAGGACACCCTCACCATCATCACCTTCAAGGCGTTCGGCGCGAGCTAG
- a CDS encoding cytochrome c encodes MPRRIISVILIAAVAAFAVYWWLTAPTVLALPAPTRGPDLANGQELFNVGGCSSCHAVPNQPDRLRLGGGLALGSPFGTFYAPNISSDPTDGIGRWSEADFVNAVTRGVSPAGTHYFPAFPYTSYHLARIDDVRDLFAYLKTLPAVSGRVRDHDLPFPFNIRRNVGIWKLPFMDVRPFAPDANRSAQWNRGAYLVNGFGHCAECHSPRNFLGGVITSQRFAGGPNPEGEGWVPNITQKGIGSWSENDIADFLETGDMPEGDSASGAMRPVIKNLAQLRPEDRAAMAAYLKSLPPVDGPTPPKRKEGGG; translated from the coding sequence ATGCCGCGACGAATTATTTCTGTCATCCTGATCGCCGCCGTCGCGGCCTTCGCCGTCTATTGGTGGTTGACCGCGCCGACCGTGCTGGCATTGCCGGCACCAACGCGCGGGCCCGATCTCGCCAATGGGCAGGAGCTGTTCAATGTCGGCGGCTGCTCGTCCTGCCATGCGGTGCCCAACCAGCCCGACCGCCTGCGGCTCGGTGGCGGCCTGGCGCTCGGCTCACCGTTCGGGACGTTCTATGCGCCGAACATCTCCTCCGATCCCACCGACGGCATCGGCCGCTGGAGTGAGGCCGATTTCGTCAACGCCGTGACGCGCGGCGTTTCGCCGGCGGGCACGCATTATTTTCCGGCGTTTCCCTACACCTCTTACCATTTGGCAAGGATCGACGACGTCCGCGATCTCTTCGCGTATCTGAAGACGCTGCCGGCCGTGTCGGGCCGGGTGCGCGACCACGATCTGCCGTTCCCGTTCAACATCCGCCGCAATGTCGGCATCTGGAAACTGCCGTTCATGGATGTCAGGCCGTTCGCGCCGGATGCAAATCGCTCCGCGCAATGGAATCGCGGCGCCTATCTCGTCAACGGCTTTGGCCATTGCGCCGAATGCCACAGCCCGCGCAATTTTCTCGGCGGCGTCATCACCTCGCAGCGGTTCGCCGGCGGTCCCAATCCGGAAGGCGAGGGCTGGGTGCCGAACATCACCCAGAAGGGCATAGGTAGCTGGAGCGAGAACGACATCGCCGATTTCCTCGAAACCGGCGACATGCCCGAGGGCGACAGCGCCTCCGGCGCGATGCGGCCGGTGATCAAGAATCTGGCGCAACTCAGACCTGAGGATCGCGCCGCGATGGCCGCTTATTTGAAGTCGCTGCCGCCGGTCGACGGGCCGACGCCGCCCAAGCGCAAAGAGGGCGGCGGCTAG
- the dgcA gene encoding N-acetyl-D-Glu racemase DgcA, whose product MTSSKVPALIARIERFPIAGTFTISRGAKTEAVTVVAEVSQNGLTGRGECVPYPRYGETPEATLAAIQAMQAAVANGLNREALQAAMPPGAARNALDCALIDLEAKAAGLRAWSLLDRPVPGERTTAYTISLATPEAMAAATAKAAHRPLLKIKLGGEGDDARIAAVRKAAPESELIVDANEAWTEANLEHNLAACEAAGVTLVEQPLPAGKDGRLARIKRPLAVCADESVHDRNSLAPLRERYDAVNIKLDKTGGLTEALAMADAAQALGFEIMIGCMVATSLSMAPAMLVTPQARFVDLDGPLLLARDREHALRYDDSLVYPPAPSLWG is encoded by the coding sequence ATGACTTCCAGCAAAGTTCCAGCCCTGATCGCCCGGATCGAACGCTTCCCGATCGCGGGGACCTTCACGATCAGCCGGGGCGCCAAGACCGAGGCCGTGACCGTCGTGGCCGAAGTGAGCCAAAACGGCCTGACCGGCCGCGGCGAATGCGTGCCGTATCCCCGCTATGGCGAGACCCCCGAGGCGACGCTCGCGGCCATCCAGGCCATGCAGGCGGCTGTGGCAAACGGCCTTAACCGGGAGGCGCTCCAGGCCGCCATGCCGCCTGGGGCGGCCCGCAATGCGCTGGATTGCGCCCTGATCGACCTGGAGGCCAAGGCCGCGGGCCTGCGGGCGTGGAGCCTCCTGGACCGCCCGGTGCCGGGCGAGCGCACCACGGCCTACACCATCTCGCTGGCCACCCCCGAGGCCATGGCGGCGGCGACGGCGAAAGCGGCGCACCGGCCGCTGCTCAAGATCAAGCTCGGCGGCGAGGGTGATGACGCCAGGATCGCGGCGGTGCGCAAGGCCGCGCCCGAGTCCGAGCTGATCGTGGATGCCAACGAGGCCTGGACCGAGGCCAATCTGGAGCACAATCTCGCCGCCTGCGAGGCCGCAGGCGTCACCCTGGTGGAGCAGCCGCTGCCGGCCGGCAAGGACGGGCGGCTCGCCCGGATCAAGCGGCCGCTCGCGGTCTGCGCCGACGAGAGCGTGCATGACCGTAACTCGCTCGCACCGTTGCGCGAGCGCTACGACGCCGTGAACATCAAGCTCGACAAGACCGGCGGCCTCACCGAGGCCCTCGCCATGGCCGATGCCGCGCAGGCGCTCGGCTTCGAGATCATGATCGGCTGCATGGTCGCAACCTCGCTGTCGATGGCGCCGGCGATGCTGGTGACGCCGCAGGCGCGCTTCGTCGATCTCGACGGCCCCCTGCTGCTGGCGCGCGATCGCGAGCACGCCCTGCGGTACGACGACAGCCTCGTCTATCCGCCGGCGCCCTCGCTCTGGGGCTGA
- a CDS encoding UDP-2,3-diacylglucosamine diphosphatase, protein MGSYDMSDESPERRFRTLFISDVHLGARGSQADLLLDFLRYHDADTIYLVGDIVDGWALKSSWHWPQSHNDLVQKLLRKARKGAKVIYIPGNHDEFLRNYYGTHFGGIDVVENTVHTGVDGKRFLVIHGDIFDLVVQNARWLAHLGDKAYDFAIQMNRFVNFFRRMFKVPYWSLSQWAKQKVKNAVNYIGAFEQALAAEARRHDADGVICGHIHYAVIRDEGGIRYMNCGDWVESCTALVEHDDGHFEIITWADHAQKPAEVPQVAARAA, encoded by the coding sequence ATGGGAAGTTACGATATGAGTGACGAGAGCCCTGAAAGGCGCTTTCGCACCTTGTTCATCTCCGACGTTCATCTCGGAGCCCGCGGTTCGCAAGCCGACCTTCTGCTGGATTTCCTGCGCTACCACGATGCCGACACCATCTATCTCGTCGGCGACATCGTCGACGGCTGGGCGCTGAAATCGAGCTGGCACTGGCCGCAATCGCATAACGACCTGGTGCAGAAGCTTTTGCGCAAGGCGCGCAAGGGTGCCAAGGTCATCTACATTCCCGGCAATCACGACGAGTTCCTGCGCAACTATTACGGCACGCATTTCGGCGGCATCGATGTGGTCGAAAACACCGTCCACACCGGCGTCGATGGCAAGCGGTTTCTGGTGATCCACGGCGACATCTTCGACCTCGTGGTGCAGAACGCGCGCTGGCTCGCCCATCTCGGCGACAAGGCCTACGACTTCGCCATCCAGATGAACCGCTTCGTCAACTTCTTCCGGCGTATGTTCAAAGTGCCTTATTGGTCGCTGTCGCAATGGGCCAAGCAGAAGGTCAAGAACGCCGTCAATTATATCGGCGCGTTCGAGCAGGCGCTCGCCGCCGAGGCGCGCCGCCACGACGCCGACGGCGTGATCTGCGGCCACATCCATTATGCCGTGATCCGCGACGAGGGCGGCATCCGCTACATGAACTGCGGCGACTGGGTGGAGAGCTGCACCGCGCTGGTCGAGCACGACGACGGCCATTTCGAGATCATCACCTGGGCGGATCACGCGCAAAAGCCGGCGGAAGTCCCCCAGGTGGCGGCAAGGGCGGCCTGA
- a CDS encoding CHRD domain-containing protein: MNKVLFATLALGAAVAFAAPASAEKLKATLDGKSEVPATTSSGTGTADLDYDAASKKLSWKVTYSGLSGPATAAHFHGPAEPGKNAGVAVPIPGIASSPAEGSATLTDAQASDLLGGKLYVNIHTAANPGGEIRGQVTK; the protein is encoded by the coding sequence ATGAACAAAGTCCTTTTTGCCACGCTGGCACTCGGAGCCGCCGTCGCATTCGCCGCCCCGGCCAGCGCGGAGAAACTGAAGGCGACGCTTGACGGCAAGTCCGAAGTCCCGGCGACCACCAGCAGCGGCACCGGCACGGCCGATCTCGACTATGACGCCGCCAGCAAGAAGCTCTCCTGGAAGGTGACCTATTCCGGCCTGTCCGGCCCCGCCACCGCCGCCCATTTCCACGGCCCCGCCGAGCCCGGCAAGAATGCCGGCGTCGCGGTCCCGATCCCGGGCATCGCATCGAGCCCGGCCGAAGGCTCGGCCACGCTGACCGACGCGCAGGCCTCCGATCTGTTGGGCGGCAAGCTTTACGTCAACATTCACACGGCGGCGAACCCGGGCGGCGAGATCCGCGGTCAGGTGACGAAGTAA
- a CDS encoding cystathionine gamma-synthase family protein: protein MAKPFPSKTHIGNHLLHPETLMLTYGYDPQLSEGAIKPPVFLTSTFVFKTAEDGQDFFDYVAGRREPPEGMGAGLVYSRFNHPNSEIVEDKLAVYERTESCALFSSGMSAIATTILAFVRPGDVILHSQPLYGGTETLLTNTLSRLSIGAVGFADGVDEAAVRQAAEEAMRKGRVAMVLIETPANPTNGLVDIAMIRCIADTIGKAQGHTPIIACDNTLLGPVFQRPIEQGADVSLYSLTKYVGGHSDLIAGAALGAKAIMKGIKALRGAIGTQLDPHTCWMINRSLETLSLRMEKADSNARLVADYLRDHSKVAKVHYLGHHEEGSAAGRVFARQCLGAGSTFSFDIVGGKAAAMKFLNALQIFKLAVSLGGTESLASLPATMTHSGVPADIRQKIGVLDSTIRLSIGIENPSDLIADLTQALSAA from the coding sequence TGCTGACCTATGGCTACGATCCGCAATTGTCGGAAGGCGCCATCAAGCCGCCGGTGTTCCTGACCTCGACCTTCGTGTTCAAGACGGCCGAGGACGGGCAGGATTTTTTCGACTACGTCGCCGGCCGGCGCGAGCCGCCGGAAGGCATGGGCGCTGGCCTGGTCTATTCGCGCTTCAACCACCCCAACAGTGAAATCGTCGAGGACAAGCTCGCGGTCTATGAGCGCACCGAGAGCTGTGCGCTGTTCTCGTCCGGCATGTCGGCGATCGCGACCACGATCCTCGCGTTCGTCCGCCCCGGCGACGTCATTCTGCACTCCCAGCCGCTCTATGGCGGGACCGAAACCCTGCTGACGAACACGCTCTCGCGTCTCTCGATCGGCGCCGTCGGCTTTGCCGATGGCGTCGACGAAGCGGCGGTCAGGCAGGCCGCGGAGGAGGCCATGCGCAAGGGACGGGTCGCGATGGTCCTCATCGAAACCCCGGCCAATCCGACCAATGGCCTGGTCGACATCGCGATGATCCGCTGCATTGCCGACACGATCGGCAAGGCCCAGGGACATACGCCGATCATCGCCTGCGACAACACGTTGCTCGGACCGGTGTTTCAGCGGCCGATCGAGCAGGGCGCGGACGTTTCGCTGTACTCGCTGACCAAATATGTCGGCGGTCATTCCGACCTGATCGCAGGCGCCGCGCTCGGCGCGAAGGCGATCATGAAGGGCATCAAGGCGCTCCGCGGCGCCATCGGCACCCAGCTCGACCCGCACACCTGCTGGATGATCAACCGCTCGCTCGAGACCTTGAGCCTGCGCATGGAGAAGGCCGACAGCAACGCGCGCCTCGTGGCGGACTATTTGCGCGACCATTCCAAGGTCGCCAAGGTCCATTACCTCGGCCACCACGAAGAGGGTTCAGCGGCCGGACGCGTATTCGCGCGGCAATGCCTCGGCGCGGGATCCACATTCTCGTTCGACATCGTCGGCGGCAAGGCGGCGGCGATGAAATTTCTCAACGCGCTGCAGATCTTCAAGCTGGCGGTGAGCCTCGGCGGAACGGAGTCGCTGGCGAGCCTGCCCGCGACGATGACCCATTCCGGCGTCCCGGCCGACATCCGCCAAAAAATCGGCGTCCTGGATTCCACGATCCGGCTCTCGATCGGCATCGAGAACCCGTCAGACCTGATCGCGGACCTCACGCAGGCGCTGAGTGCGGCTTAG
- a CDS encoding PAS domain S-box protein: MWAYFERILDSSMFSPHGICLLWEPELIWLHVVSDACIAAAYFSIPFALAILVIKRRDLQFGWVYWAFAVFITACGLTHLLSIYTLWVPAYGIEGIVKAVTAVASVFTAGALWPLLPKILTIPSPFQLQKVQAALEQEEIKSRDATLLLQQLGDAQRAMRESMTRLTAVVETAVDGVILFDAQARILLFNPACERLFGYRADEVMNLDVSMLMSNERPSSTAHARRFATGESVGLRKDGSTFPMDLSVGQAWQDGDLIYVGIVHDLTARKLTEQQLQQAQKMETVGQLSGGIAHDFNNLLTVIIGNAELLSEELKARPDLRQFADDICESGERGAELTQRLLAFSRRQLLRPKAIDCRELLESMLKLFKRTLRENIEIETAFGPGTIQTFADRAQLESALLNRVLNAQDAMPAGGHLTLSTELAAIDEHYHALHPELASGSYALISVTDDGEGMTPDVIEHAFEPFFTTKEVGKGSGLGLSMVYGFAKQSDGHVSIYSEPGLGTTVRIYLPRAGAGESPADTPDNEEAAPRGRETILITEDDPFVRSSVTQRVEALGYRVVAAVNGTEALQRLRDDPRIDMLFTDIIMPGGMSGWELAEQARRIRPGLPVLFTSGYALETLVEQGRVQARAVVLRKPYRKAELAQRLRDAFAAATVTP, from the coding sequence ATGTGGGCCTACTTCGAACGCATCCTCGACTCCTCGATGTTTTCACCGCACGGCATCTGCCTGTTGTGGGAGCCCGAGTTGATCTGGCTCCACGTCGTCTCGGACGCCTGTATCGCGGCTGCCTATTTCTCCATTCCGTTTGCTCTCGCAATTCTCGTCATCAAGCGGCGCGACCTCCAGTTCGGCTGGGTGTACTGGGCGTTCGCGGTCTTCATCACGGCGTGCGGCCTGACGCACCTGCTGTCGATCTACACGCTCTGGGTCCCGGCCTATGGCATCGAGGGCATCGTCAAGGCGGTGACGGCGGTGGCGTCGGTCTTCACGGCTGGCGCGCTCTGGCCGCTGCTGCCGAAGATCCTGACGATCCCCTCCCCGTTTCAGCTTCAAAAGGTCCAGGCCGCGCTCGAACAGGAGGAAATCAAGAGCCGGGACGCGACGCTGCTGCTCCAGCAGCTCGGAGACGCGCAGCGCGCGATGCGCGAAAGCATGACGCGCCTCACCGCTGTCGTCGAGACCGCGGTCGACGGCGTGATCCTGTTCGATGCGCAAGCCCGCATTCTGCTGTTCAACCCGGCCTGCGAACGGTTGTTCGGCTATCGCGCCGACGAGGTCATGAATCTCGACGTCAGCATGCTGATGTCCAACGAGAGGCCCTCGTCCACAGCTCATGCGCGGCGCTTCGCAACCGGGGAATCCGTCGGCCTGCGCAAGGACGGCTCGACCTTTCCGATGGATCTGTCGGTGGGCCAGGCGTGGCAGGACGGCGATCTGATCTATGTCGGCATCGTCCACGATCTGACCGCGCGCAAGCTGACGGAGCAGCAGCTCCAGCAGGCGCAGAAGATGGAGACGGTCGGCCAGCTCTCGGGCGGCATCGCCCACGACTTCAACAATCTCCTCACCGTCATCATCGGCAACGCCGAGCTCCTCAGCGAAGAGCTCAAGGCCCGGCCGGACCTGCGGCAATTTGCCGACGACATCTGCGAGTCCGGCGAACGCGGCGCGGAGCTGACGCAGCGGTTGCTCGCGTTCAGCCGCCGCCAGCTGCTCCGGCCGAAGGCGATCGATTGCCGCGAGCTGCTCGAATCCATGCTCAAGCTGTTCAAGCGCACCTTGCGCGAAAACATCGAGATCGAGACGGCATTCGGGCCCGGCACGATCCAGACATTCGCGGACCGCGCCCAGCTTGAATCTGCCTTGCTGAACCGGGTGCTCAACGCGCAGGACGCCATGCCGGCCGGAGGGCATTTGACCCTGAGCACGGAGTTGGCTGCAATCGATGAGCATTATCACGCGCTGCACCCGGAACTCGCATCCGGCAGCTACGCGTTGATCTCCGTCACCGATGACGGCGAAGGCATGACGCCTGACGTCATCGAGCACGCCTTCGAACCATTCTTCACCACCAAGGAAGTCGGCAAGGGCTCGGGGCTCGGGCTGAGCATGGTCTATGGCTTCGCCAAACAGTCCGACGGCCATGTCTCGATCTATAGCGAGCCGGGCCTTGGGACGACGGTCCGGATCTACCTGCCGCGCGCCGGCGCGGGCGAATCGCCGGCCGATACGCCGGACAATGAGGAGGCGGCGCCCCGCGGGCGCGAGACGATCCTGATCACGGAAGACGATCCGTTCGTGCGCTCCTCGGTGACCCAAAGGGTCGAGGCTCTCGGATATCGGGTCGTCGCCGCCGTCAACGGCACGGAGGCCCTGCAGCGGCTGCGCGACGATCCCCGCATCGACATGCTGTTCACCGACATCATCATGCCGGGTGGCATGAGCGGCTGGGAGCTCGCCGAACAGGCCCGGCGGATTCGTCCGGGTCTCCCGGTCCTGTTCACCTCCGGCTACGCACTGGAGACGCTGGTCGAGCAGGGCCGTGTCCAGGCGCGGGCGGTCGTTCTGAGAAAGCCCTATCGCAAGGCCGAGCTGGCGCAGCGGCTCAGGGACGCATTCGCGGCCGCGACCGTGACGCCCTAG
- a CDS encoding threonine/serine dehydratase — protein MTEQLLPIGPADIDAAARVIAPFAVRTPLLSFPVLNERVGAKVFLKPEMLQRTGSFKFRGAFNKVASIPEDKRAGGVVAFSSGNHAQGVAAAAKILDMHATIVMPADAPLSKRERTKSYGAEVVLYDRDRDDREAISRGIAEKRGATLVRPYDDPFVIAGQGTAGREIAEDMAALGLKPDIVVAPASGGGLIAGVATAVKARFPLAEIVVAEPEAFDDHGLSLTAGHREPHAPAGRTICDALMALIPGEMTFAINSKLLARGVTASDKEVGAAVAFAYRELKLVVEPGGAVGLAALLAGRLDVAGKNVVIVLSGGNVDADLFAELVA, from the coding sequence ATGACCGAACAGCTCCTCCCGATCGGCCCAGCCGATATCGATGCCGCAGCGCGCGTGATCGCACCCTTCGCCGTCCGCACCCCGCTGTTGTCCTTTCCCGTGCTCAACGAGCGCGTCGGCGCGAAGGTCTTTCTGAAGCCGGAGATGCTCCAGCGCACCGGCTCCTTCAAGTTCCGCGGCGCCTTCAACAAGGTCGCCTCGATTCCGGAGGACAAGCGCGCCGGCGGCGTGGTCGCGTTCTCCTCCGGCAACCACGCCCAGGGCGTGGCGGCCGCGGCAAAGATCCTCGACATGCACGCGACCATCGTGATGCCGGCAGACGCGCCCTTGTCGAAGCGCGAGCGCACCAAATCCTACGGCGCCGAGGTCGTGCTGTATGACCGTGACCGCGACGACCGCGAGGCGATCTCGCGCGGTATCGCCGAGAAGCGCGGCGCGACGCTGGTCAGGCCCTATGACGATCCCTTCGTCATCGCCGGGCAGGGCACTGCCGGCCGCGAAATCGCGGAGGATATGGCAGCGCTCGGCCTTAAGCCGGACATCGTGGTCGCGCCGGCCTCCGGCGGCGGCCTGATCGCCGGCGTTGCGACTGCGGTGAAGGCGCGCTTTCCGCTCGCCGAGATTGTGGTGGCCGAGCCCGAGGCCTTCGACGATCACGGGCTGTCGCTGACCGCAGGTCATCGCGAGCCGCATGCGCCGGCAGGCCGCACCATCTGCGACGCGCTGATGGCCTTGATCCCTGGCGAGATGACCTTTGCCATCAACAGCAAGCTGCTGGCGCGCGGCGTCACCGCCTCGGACAAGGAAGTCGGCGCGGCGGTCGCCTTCGCCTATCGCGAGCTGAAGCTGGTCGTCGAGCCCGGCGGCGCCGTCGGCCTCGCCGCGCTGCTCGCCGGCCGCCTCGACGTCGCCGGCAAGAATGTCGTCATCGTGCTCTCCGGCGGCAATGTCGATGCTGATCTGTTCGCCGAGCTGGTGGCCTGA